One window from the genome of Pyrus communis chromosome 16, drPyrComm1.1, whole genome shotgun sequence encodes:
- the LOC137721269 gene encoding 3-methyl-2-oxobutanoate hydroxymethyltransferase 1, mitochondrial-like, whose product MALLAAAVKRASPMSRAFAPILRCMSNVPENTVYGGPKTQSPDQRVTVTHLKQKYKKGEPITMVTAYDYPSAVHLDSAGIDICLVGDSAAMVVHGYDTTLPITLDEMLVHCRAVARGAKRPLLVGDLPFGFYESSSNQAVDSAVRVLKEGGMDAIKLEGGAPSRITAAKSIVEAGIAVMGHVGLTPQAISVLGGFRPQGRNVASAVKVVETALALQEAGCFSVVLECVPPPVAAAATSALQIPTIGIGAGPFCNGQVLVYHDLLGMMQHPHHAKVTPKFCKQFVHVGEVINKALVEYKEEVTRGSFPGAAHSPYKISAADVDGFSSELQKLGLDKAASAAAEAAEKINRSK is encoded by the exons aTGGCACTATTAGCAGCCGCCGTCAAGCGAGCCTCACCGATGTCGCGGGCCTTCGCTCCGATCCTCCGTTGCATGAGCAACGTGCCGGAGAACACCGTCTACGGCGGCCCGAAGACCCAAAGCCCGGACCAGAGAGTCACGGTAACCCACTTGAAGCAGAAGTACAAGAAGGGCGAGCCCATCACCATGGTCACCGCCTACGATTACCCGTCTGCGGTGCACTTGGATTCCGCCGGCATAGACATTTGCTTGGTCGGTGACTCGGCGGCGATGGTGGTTCATGGCTACGACACCACACTGCCCATCACGCTTGATGAAATGCTTGTTCACTGCCGAGCCGTGGCTCGTGGCGCCAAACGGCCGCTTTTGGTTGGGGACTTGCCCTTTGGGTTTTATGAGTCGAGCTCCAATCAG GCTGTTGATTCAGCGGTGAGGGTTTTAAAGGAAGGCGGAATGGATGCGATCAAATTGGAAGGTGGGGCACCTTCGAGGATTACTGCGGCAAAATCTATCGTCGAAGCTGGAATTGCTGTAATGGGGCATGTGGGACTTACTCCTCAGGCCATTAGTGTTCTTGGGGGTTTTAGGCCTCAGGGAAGGAATGTTGCTAGTGCTGTAAAG GTTGTTGAGACAGCGCTGGCTTTACAAGAAGCTGGGTGCTTTTCTGTTGTTTTAGAATGCGTACCTCCGCCAGTGGCAGCTGCTGCAACATCTGCTCTTCAGATTCCTACAATTGGCATTGGAGCAGGGCCTTTTTGCAATGGGCAG GTGCTAGTTTATCATGATCTTCTCGGAATGATGCAGCACCCACATCATGCCAAG GTTACCCCGAAATTCTGCAAGCAGTTTGTACATGTTGGAGAAGTCATCAACAAAGCTCTAGTAGAATACAAGGAAGAAGTGACTAGAGGTTCATTTCCTGGCGCTGCCCACAGCCCGTATAAAATCAGTGCTGCTGATGTTGATGGCTTTTCAAGTGAGTTACAGAAGTTGGGTTTAGACAAGGCAGCATCTGCAGCAGCTGAAGCAGCTGAGAAGATCAATAGAAGCAAATAA